A genomic segment from Hyalangium gracile encodes:
- a CDS encoding TIGR01777 family oxidoreductase, translating into MGKSLMFDARSRMPVPASELFSWHAREGAFERLTPPWETTEVLERSGDGIQEGARVVVRIRIGPVAQRWEARHTKYIEGSLFQDEQVSGPFASWVHTHRVWPEPPDSSVLEDEVVYAPPLGAAGRAFGGGMIRRRLERMFAYRHALTREDLRRHAAFAGQGPLTVAVTGATGLVGGALVPFLTTGGHQVRRLVRGRPNAARGDVAWNPAKGELDVAALEGVDAVVHLAGENVAQRWTPQAKETILRSRTDGTRVLCEGLARLQKKPRVLVCLTGIGFYGNRQDEVVTEVSPPGEGFLATVCRAWEAATAPAEEAGIRVVHLRTGVVLDARGGALAKMAPAFRMGGGGPLGSGRQWMSWISLEDVVGLTHFALFTPELRGPVNAVSPQPVRQGDFARTLGRVLSRPAVFPLPAVAVRTLFGEMGQETVLEGAHVRPEAAERQGFHFMLPELESALRFTLGLTTQGPQFTHGPAQVAP; encoded by the coding sequence ATGGGCAAGTCGTTGATGTTCGACGCACGCAGCCGGATGCCAGTGCCTGCCTCGGAGCTGTTCTCCTGGCATGCCCGGGAGGGAGCCTTCGAGCGGCTGACGCCTCCCTGGGAGACGACCGAGGTGCTGGAGCGCAGCGGGGACGGCATCCAGGAGGGCGCACGGGTGGTGGTGCGCATCCGGATAGGGCCCGTGGCCCAGCGGTGGGAGGCGCGGCACACGAAGTACATCGAGGGCTCGCTCTTCCAGGACGAGCAGGTGTCCGGGCCCTTCGCGAGCTGGGTGCACACCCACCGGGTGTGGCCCGAGCCTCCGGACTCCTCCGTGCTGGAGGACGAGGTGGTGTACGCGCCGCCGCTGGGCGCCGCGGGCCGGGCCTTCGGTGGCGGGATGATTCGCCGCCGGCTGGAGCGGATGTTCGCGTACCGGCACGCGCTGACGCGAGAGGACCTGCGGCGGCACGCGGCCTTCGCCGGGCAGGGGCCGCTCACGGTGGCGGTGACGGGAGCCACCGGGCTGGTGGGAGGCGCGCTGGTGCCCTTCCTCACCACGGGCGGGCACCAGGTGCGGCGGCTGGTGCGAGGCCGCCCGAACGCGGCGCGGGGGGACGTGGCGTGGAACCCCGCCAAGGGCGAGCTCGACGTGGCGGCGCTGGAGGGCGTGGACGCGGTGGTGCACCTTGCGGGCGAGAACGTGGCCCAGCGGTGGACGCCCCAGGCCAAGGAGACCATCCTCCGCAGCCGGACGGACGGCACGCGCGTGCTGTGCGAGGGGCTGGCCCGGCTCCAGAAGAAGCCTCGGGTGCTGGTGTGCCTGACGGGCATCGGCTTCTACGGCAACCGCCAGGACGAGGTGGTGACGGAGGTGAGCCCCCCGGGCGAGGGCTTCCTGGCCACCGTCTGCCGGGCGTGGGAGGCGGCCACGGCGCCCGCGGAGGAGGCGGGCATCCGGGTGGTGCACCTGCGCACCGGCGTGGTGCTGGACGCGCGGGGAGGGGCGCTGGCGAAGATGGCGCCGGCCTTCCGCATGGGCGGCGGCGGGCCCCTGGGCAGCGGCCGGCAGTGGATGAGCTGGATCTCGCTCGAGGACGTGGTGGGCCTGACGCACTTCGCCCTCTTCACCCCGGAGCTGCGCGGGCCGGTGAATGCCGTGTCCCCCCAGCCGGTGCGCCAGGGGGACTTCGCGCGGACGCTGGGGCGGGTGCTCTCCCGTCCGGCGGTGTTCCCGCTGCCGGCGGTGGCGGTGCGCACCCTCTTTGGAGAGATGGGCCAGGAGACCGTGCTGGAGGGCGCCCACGTCCGCCCCGAGGCCGCCGAGCGCCAGGGCTTCCACTTCATGCTCCCCGAGCTGGAGTCCGCCCTGCGCTTCACGCTGGGCCTCACCACGCAGGGGCCCCAGTTCACCCATGGGCCGGCGCAGGTTGCGCCTTGA
- a CDS encoding L-threonylcarbamoyladenylate synthase produces the protein MEILRQGGVVALPTETVYGLAANAEDELAVRRVFAIKGRPATHPLIVHLAGVDALPDWARSIPEEARRLAAAFWPGPLTLVLPRTSRATDAVTGGQDTVALRVPAHPVALAVLRELGGGLAAPSANRFGRVSPTTAEHVRHDLGNDVDLVLDGGPSIVGVESTIVDLSSGAPAILRPGGLAAEELERVLGYPVPVRTASTVRVSGTLASHYAPRVGVVLVEPSEALARVEALRLQGLQVGFLGPSTLSLPRELIRLDIPEDPAGAARLLYLRLREADVAGLDVLVACLPPAQGLGLAVRDRLSRAAAPRTPEA, from the coding sequence GTGGAAATCCTCCGCCAGGGAGGCGTCGTCGCCCTGCCCACCGAGACCGTCTACGGCCTGGCCGCCAATGCCGAGGACGAGCTGGCGGTGCGCCGCGTCTTCGCCATCAAGGGGCGCCCTGCCACCCACCCCCTCATCGTCCACCTGGCGGGCGTCGACGCCCTGCCGGACTGGGCCCGCTCCATCCCGGAGGAGGCCCGGCGCCTGGCCGCCGCCTTCTGGCCCGGCCCCCTCACCCTGGTGCTGCCGCGCACCTCCCGCGCCACGGACGCCGTCACCGGAGGCCAGGACACCGTCGCCCTGCGGGTGCCCGCCCACCCGGTGGCCCTCGCCGTGCTCCGCGAGCTCGGGGGTGGGCTTGCGGCCCCCAGCGCCAACCGCTTCGGCCGTGTCAGCCCCACCACCGCCGAGCATGTGCGCCATGATCTCGGAAACGACGTGGACCTCGTCCTCGACGGAGGCCCCTCCATCGTGGGCGTCGAGTCCACCATCGTCGATCTCAGCTCCGGAGCCCCCGCCATCCTCCGCCCCGGAGGCCTGGCCGCCGAGGAGCTGGAGCGCGTCCTCGGGTACCCCGTCCCGGTACGCACCGCGTCAACGGTGAGGGTTTCCGGTACTTTGGCCTCCCACTATGCCCCCCGGGTGGGCGTGGTGCTCGTCGAGCCCTCCGAGGCGCTCGCCCGCGTCGAGGCCCTGCGCCTGCAGGGGCTCCAGGTGGGATTCCTGGGCCCCTCCACCCTCTCCCTGCCCAGGGAGCTGATCCGCCTGGACATCCCCGAGGACCCGGCCGGCGCCGCCCGGCTGCTCTACCTGCGCCTGCGCGAGGCGGATGTGGCGGGGCTGGACGTGCTCGTCGCGTGCCTGCCGCCGGCCCAGGGGCTGGGGCTGGCCGTGAGGGATCGCCTCTCCCGCGCCGCGGCGCCGCGCACCCCTGAGGCTTGA
- the hemH gene encoding ferrochelatase, with protein sequence MPTPKKGLLLVNLGTPDAPESGPVRRYLREFLNDPRVVDIHPVGRWMLLNLIILPVRPARSAEAYRKVWTEQGSPLLVHSKALAAAVTERLQGEYEVELAMRYGNPSLPSAVQALRSRGVREFILLPLYPQEATSSTSSTLARAYEVLADAWDVAGVRVVPAFHDHPGFLDAFAEVARPVIAEARADHVLFSYHGLPERHMRKSDPSGRHCLASAGCCDVLTDVNRHCYRAQCFATTRALAQRLGLSPEAHTVSFQSRLGRTPWIQPYTDLVLPELAKRGVKRLAVMCPAFVADCLETLEEVGMRAREQFLACGGESLTLVPSLNAHPTWVDAVVRLVREADGAAVPATSSPRLPAAPGEPRPAR encoded by the coding sequence ATGCCCACTCCGAAGAAGGGTCTGTTGCTGGTGAACCTGGGCACGCCGGATGCCCCCGAGTCCGGGCCGGTGCGCCGCTACCTGCGCGAGTTCCTCAATGATCCGCGGGTGGTGGACATCCACCCCGTGGGGCGCTGGATGCTGCTCAACCTCATCATCCTGCCCGTCCGCCCGGCCCGCAGCGCCGAGGCGTACCGCAAGGTCTGGACGGAGCAGGGCTCGCCGCTGCTCGTCCACAGCAAGGCCCTGGCGGCCGCCGTGACCGAGCGTCTCCAGGGCGAGTACGAGGTGGAGCTGGCCATGCGCTACGGCAACCCGTCGCTGCCCAGCGCCGTGCAGGCGCTGCGCTCGCGCGGGGTGCGCGAGTTCATCCTCCTGCCGCTCTATCCGCAGGAGGCCACCAGCTCCACCAGCTCCACCCTGGCGCGCGCCTACGAGGTGCTGGCCGACGCCTGGGACGTGGCGGGGGTGCGCGTGGTGCCGGCCTTCCACGACCACCCGGGCTTCCTGGACGCCTTCGCCGAGGTGGCCCGGCCCGTCATCGCCGAGGCTCGCGCGGACCACGTCCTCTTCAGCTACCACGGGCTGCCCGAGCGCCACATGCGCAAGAGCGATCCGTCCGGCCGCCACTGCCTGGCCTCGGCCGGCTGCTGTGACGTGCTCACGGACGTGAACCGGCACTGCTACCGCGCGCAGTGCTTCGCCACCACGCGCGCCCTGGCCCAGCGGCTGGGGCTGTCCCCGGAGGCCCACACCGTCTCGTTCCAGTCCCGCCTGGGCCGCACGCCGTGGATCCAGCCGTACACGGATCTGGTGCTGCCCGAGCTGGCGAAGCGGGGCGTGAAGCGGCTGGCGGTGATGTGCCCGGCCTTCGTCGCCGACTGCCTGGAGACGCTGGAAGAGGTGGGCATGCGCGCCCGCGAGCAGTTCCTCGCGTGCGGAGGCGAGTCGCTGACGCTCGTGCCCTCGCTCAATGCCCACCCCACGTGGGTGGACGCGGTGGTCCGCCTCGTGCGCGAGGCGGACGGGGCCGCGGTCCCTGCTACTTCCTCGCCTCGGCTTCCTGCAGCGCCGGGGGAACCGCGTCCAGCGCGGTGA
- the apaG gene encoding Co2+/Mg2+ efflux protein ApaG — translation MSTTTTEGIRITVKPAYWPERSAPESGHYAFMYTVEISNVGTQPAQLRSRHWVITDANGRVEEVKGEGVVGKQPRLGPGERFEYTSWAMLRTPFGSMRGSYQMVRTNGQQFEARIGEFALTLPNALH, via the coding sequence ATGTCCACGACGACCACCGAGGGCATCCGGATCACCGTGAAGCCCGCCTACTGGCCGGAGCGCAGCGCTCCGGAGTCCGGGCATTACGCGTTCATGTACACGGTGGAGATCTCCAACGTGGGCACCCAGCCCGCGCAGCTGCGCAGCCGCCACTGGGTCATCACCGACGCCAACGGACGCGTGGAAGAGGTGAAGGGCGAGGGCGTGGTGGGCAAGCAGCCCCGGCTCGGGCCCGGTGAGCGCTTCGAGTACACCAGCTGGGCCATGCTCCGCACCCCCTTCGGCTCCATGCGCGGCAGCTACCAGATGGTCCGCACCAACGGGCAGCAGTTCGAGGCCCGCATCGGTGAGTTCGCCCTCACCCTGCCCAACGCCCTGCACTGA
- a CDS encoding immunity 52 family protein, with product MIETYYIGAYWGARKEDAEECARRLATVVQLLQPVDPLFASWFKSAKSLKESLKRPLELDLPVLIKYVQSKVMRDDRRQPMEALGFSIWLWNGRQAGNDAWLRMGCGGYSEWVGNNCILEAPDEGPGSERVLTTSFQVQALRALATAWDPDWGVANSRAHREMIEPKYPEVWPGWVTYLSRRLGRVPPLPAPVRIEPVEDQGTLVILTPERFTAANPEHVALADRVRELLERAGLLQRKPPPAK from the coding sequence ATGATCGAGACGTACTACATCGGTGCGTACTGGGGAGCGAGGAAGGAGGACGCGGAGGAGTGCGCGCGGCGCCTGGCGACGGTGGTTCAGTTGCTGCAACCGGTGGATCCACTCTTCGCCAGCTGGTTCAAGAGCGCAAAGTCCCTCAAGGAGTCCCTCAAACGCCCACTGGAGCTCGATCTTCCCGTTCTCATCAAGTACGTCCAAAGCAAGGTCATGCGCGACGACAGGCGCCAGCCCATGGAAGCTCTGGGCTTCAGCATCTGGCTGTGGAACGGGAGGCAGGCGGGGAATGACGCCTGGCTGCGGATGGGCTGCGGAGGGTATTCGGAGTGGGTGGGTAACAACTGTATCTTGGAGGCTCCTGATGAGGGGCCTGGCTCGGAGCGGGTGCTGACGACTTCCTTCCAGGTCCAAGCGCTGCGAGCGCTCGCCACGGCGTGGGACCCAGATTGGGGCGTGGCTAATTCCCGTGCGCACCGGGAAATGATCGAGCCGAAGTACCCGGAGGTGTGGCCAGGCTGGGTGACGTACCTCTCGCGGCGGCTGGGCCGGGTGCCACCTCTGCCAGCGCCAGTGCGCATCGAGCCGGTGGAGGACCAGGGCACGCTCGTCATCCTCACCCCCGAACGCTTCACCGCCGCCAACCCGGAGCACGTGGCGCTGGCCGATCGCGTCCGCGAGCTGCTGGAGCGGGCCGGCCTGCTCCAACGCAAGCCGCCCCCTGCGAAGTAG
- a CDS encoding immunity 52 family protein, producing the protein MIETYYVGAYWGARKEDAGECARRLATVVQLLQPVDPLFASWFKGSKSLKQALTRPLELEVSSLQQYIQRHLMRDDRRQPMEDLGFSFSLWNGHQGGNDAWLSIGCGGYWEQGTNRCVLDAPNEGPGLERVLTTSFQVAALRALATAWEPDWGAAVSSAYRDMIKTKYPDVWPGWVTYFSRRLGRVPPLPAPVRIEPVEDKGTLVILTPERFTATNPAHVALADRVCELLERAGLLQRKPHPAK; encoded by the coding sequence ATGATCGAGACGTACTACGTCGGCGCGTATTGGGGAGCGAGGAAGGAGGACGCGGGGGAGTGCGCGCGGCGCCTGGCGACGGTGGTCCAGTTGCTTCAGCCCGTGGATCCGCTCTTCGCCAGCTGGTTCAAGGGTTCAAAGTCGCTCAAGCAGGCCCTCACGCGCCCGTTGGAGCTCGAAGTCTCCAGCCTCCAGCAGTACATCCAGCGCCACCTCATGCGCGATGACAGGCGCCAGCCCATGGAAGACCTGGGGTTCAGCTTCAGCCTGTGGAATGGACATCAGGGGGGGAACGACGCGTGGTTGAGTATTGGCTGCGGGGGATATTGGGAGCAGGGGACCAACCGGTGTGTGCTGGATGCGCCGAACGAGGGGCCGGGGTTGGAGCGCGTTCTGACGACGTCCTTCCAGGTCGCGGCGCTGCGAGCCCTGGCCACTGCATGGGAACCGGACTGGGGCGCGGCCGTCTCATCCGCCTACCGTGACATGATCAAGACGAAGTACCCGGACGTGTGGCCAGGCTGGGTGACATACTTCTCGCGGCGGCTGGGACGTGTGCCGCCGCTGCCAGCGCCAGTGCGCATCGAGCCGGTGGAAGACAAGGGCACGCTCGTCATCCTCACGCCCGAGCGCTTCACCGCCACCAACCCGGCGCACGTGGCGCTGGCCGATCGCGTCTGCGAGCTACTGGAGCGGGCGGGCCTGCTCCAACGCAAGCCGCACCCCGCGAAGTAG